The DNA sequence TCACGGTGCAGTTGCCCCAAACCCCGGCGGCTACCACGCTGGTGCAGATTACGGACTTGTCGGGCCGGGCGTGCATCAGCCGCCGCATCGGGCAGGGCGAGCAACTGGACGTGCAGGGCTTGCAGCCCGGTACCTACCTGGTGTACGTAGGCGAAGGTGCCAGCCGGGTCGTGCAAAAGGTTGTGAAAAACTAGGCCGCCCTATTTTTCGCCCGCGTGAATCCACTAAAAAAAGCCTGCTACGGTGAGTAGCAGGCTTTTTTGTGTCTGGGCGGTAGTACGATAATCAGAAAATATGGTTTATAACTATTGGGTTAATATTTTATATATTGCCGATACGTGAAAAAAGAAAAGATTCTGATTACTTCTGAGTCTACGCTTCGCCCTTTTATCTGCCGTCCGTCACAACACACCTCCTGATCTGAACTCATAGCTAGTTGGCCCATGAAAAGAACAACCGCAACACACCTACTATTTGCCGGCCTGATGCTTTGCCCGCTGTTAAGCTGGAGCCAAGCCCAAAACCTGACCCAGAACTTCGATAGCCAGACGACTACATCACTACCGTACACGACAACTGGCACCGGTGGCGTAGCGGCAGCAGTGGGGGTAAGTAGCTCCAATGGCTACCAAGTGGCCAAAAACAACAATGGCAACACAGCAGTTCTGGGCACGCTCGAAACCGATGTCATTCGGACTACTTCAGGGGCTACTACCACTTTCAAGCTGCGCCTGTCTGTCACGGGCAGCGGCATGAGCAATAATGACGGCTCCGTCACTATTGCACTTCGCACGAATGGCGGTGCTTACGGCGGAGCCGGCAATACGCTAACAATTACTGGGCCCACCTCCGGGAATACCAACGTGCCGTGGGCGTATGGTACCGGTACCCTAAACGGCACGATGGGTTCATTGGGAACAACAGCCGTGACCAGTGGCAACGGAGCCGGCTCAATCTCGATTACTCTACCGGCCAATACAACCTCGGTGCAGGCCAGAATATCATTCGACGTACCCAAACAGTCTCAGCTGAACGTAGACGACGTACAGTTCGACAGCAACAGCCCGCTGCCCGTGGAGCTGGTCGCCTTCAGTGCCAGCCGCCAGAGCAACACGGTGCAGCTGAAGTGGACCACGGCCAGCGAAACCAACAGCAACCGGTTCGAGGTGCAGCGCAGCGCCGATGGGCAGAGCTTTGCCACCATCAATACGGTAGCCGGCGCGGGCACTACCACCACGGCCACCAACTACCTGAGCGTCGATGCGGCGCCCCTGGCGGGCACGAGCTACTACCGCCTGCGGCAGATAGATACCGACGGCAGCGTGTCGTATTCGCCCGTGCGGGTCGTGGGAGCAGTTCTGGCTATGGTTTACCCCAGCCCGACCTATGACCTGTTGAACCTGCCCGCCACGGCCGCCGGCGCTGCTTACCGCGTGCTAAATACCACCGGGCAAACCGTAATGCAGGGAACTGTACCGAAATCGGGGGCGCTTACCATGCGCGAATTGAAGCCCGGGGGCTACTTCCTGGAAATTACCAACAATGGGGAACTAAGCCGGCAGCGCTTTGTGCGAGAATAATTCACGGCTTGTTACTGTACACAAAAAAAGCCTCTTCCGCGGAAGAGGCTTTTTTTGCTAAAAGCGACTGGCAAATTACTGACTACACCGAGAAACTCTCGCCGCAGCCGCAGGTGCGCGACGCATTCGGGTTGTCGAAGTAGAATCCCTTGCCATTGAGACCATCCGAGAAGTCGAGCTGAGTGCCGGCCAGATACAAAAAGCTTTTCATATCAACGACTACCCGCACGCCTTTGTCTTCAAACTCCTGGTCCATGGGCTTCACCTCGTTGTCGAAATCGAGCTTGTAAGAGAGGCCCGAGCAGCCGCCCCCGGCTACGGAAGCCCGCAGGCGGTACGTCGCGTCGAGCTGCGCGTCCGACATCAGACGCTCTACTTTCTCCTTGGCTTTTTCAGAAACGGTAATCATGGCTGGTGGCAGTACTGGGTGTGGCGTACTTGGTAGGCAAACAACGAGTGGGGCAGAAGAGTGTCCCGCCCCTAGGAGCTTGCTACCGGTTACTACGAAGAAGGATTGAGCACAACACTGAATACGGTAATCGTGTTCAGGTCGCGTCCGTAATACAATTTGTCGAGGGCTTCGTAGGCATTGTGGGCCCGGAAGTAGGAAGTCTGCAGCTCTTTGTCGCCGCGGGCCCGCCACTGAATGGTGTAGGAGCTCTCCGTGTCGCGCAGGCGCTGCACGTAGGTCAGCATCTTGCGCAACGCATCCAGCTTGTCGTAGCCTTCCTCGTAGCGAAACAGGAAACTCTGGTGGTGGCGCGGATTGACGGTAATCAGATCCAGGCGCACCAGGCCATCCAGCTGCCGGTACTCGAACAGCAGATTGCCCGGACCCATGCCCAGGTAATCCTCAATCTGCTTCTGGATCCGGCTGCTTTCGACGTGAATGTCGGGCGAAACTTCCATTGGGGGACTGTTAAAAGCCAATTGCTGATTGTTGACTGCGGGTTAGGCTCCGGATTGGCCGGAGAACAACTGGCAGTCGACAATCAGCAATTAACAACCACTTAATGGTGAGCCTTGGCCTCTTCCAGGGCGGGCATGCCGTTCTTGACGCGGTAGTCGTTGATGGCCGACTTAATGGCGTCCTCGGCCAGCACCGAGCAGTGAATCTTCACCGGGGGCAGCGCCAGCTCTTCCACGATTTCCATGTTGTCGATGGCCAGAGCCTCGTCCACGGTTTTGCCTTTCAGCCATTCCGTCGCCAGCGACGAAGAGGCAATGGCCGAGCCGCAGCCGAAGGTTTTAAACTTGGCGTCGGTGATGGTGTTGGTGGTTTCGTCCACCTCAATCTGCAGGCGCATTACGTCGCCGCACTCGGGGGCACCCACCAGGCCCGTACCTACGTTCTTTTTGCTTTTGTCCAGCGTGCCCACGTTGCGGGGGTTGCTGTAGTGGTCGATTACTTTATCGGAGTAAGCCATTTTCTTGAATTCTGAATGTTAAATTATGAATTCTGAATTAGTTGCTGGTCTTCGGAATGATGGTTAATTCAAAATTCAGCATTCATAATTCAGAATTGCGAAGCAAAGCGGAGCCTAGTGCTCAGCCCACTCAATTTTGCTGAGGTCGATGCCTTCCTTGAACATCTCCCACAGGGGCGACATTTCGCGGAGCTTGGTCACGGCTTCTTTTACGTGGTTGATGGCGTAATCGATCTGCTCTTCCGTGGTAAAGCGGCTCAGGCCGAAGCGCAGCGAGCTGTGGGCCAGATCGTCGCTCAGGCCCAGGGCCTTAAGCACGTACGAGGGCTCCAGCGAAGCCGAGGTGCAGGCCGAGCCCGACGAGACGGCCAAGTCTTTCACGCCCATCATCAGGCCTTCGCCTTCCACGTACTTAAAGGAGATGTTGGTCACATGGGGCAGGCGGTGTTCGCGCGAGCCGTTCACGTAGCTTTCTTCCAGCGTCAGCAGCTCGCGCTCCAGCTTGTCGCGCATCGCCGAGAGGCGGGCCGTGTCGGCCGCCATTTCCAGGCGGGCCAGCTCACAGGCTTTGCCCAGGCCCACGATGCCGGGCACGTTCAGGGTACCGGAACGCATGCCGCGCTCGTGGCCGCCGCCGTCCATCTGGGCGGTTACTTTCACCCGCGGGTTCTTGCGACGCACGTACAGGGCACCTACGCCCTTGGGGCCGTACATCTTGTGGGCCGTGAAGGCCATGATGTCGATGCCGTCGGCAATAACGTCCACCGGAATCTTGCCTACGGCCTGGGTGCCGTCGGTCATGAACAGGGCGCCGTGCTTGTGGGCAATGGCGGCAATTTCGCGAATCGGCTGAATGGTGCCGGTTTCGTTGTTGCCGTACATGATGGTCACCAGAATGGTCTGGGGCGTCATGGCCGCCTCCAGGTCAGCCAGGCTGATCAGGCCTTCCGAGTTGACGGGCAGGTAGGTTACGCGGCCCCCCAGCTTCTCGATGTGCTTGCAGGTGTCGAGCACGGCTTTGTGCTCGGTGGTGGCGGTAATGATGTGGTTGCCCTTCTGAGCGTACATCTCATATACCCCCTTGATGCCCAGGTTGTCGGACTCAGTGGCGCCCGAGGTGAAGATAATCTCCTTGGAATCGCAGTTGATGAGCGAGGCAATCTGCTCACGGGCGTAGTCGACGGCTTCTTCCGCGGCCCAGCCGAAGGGGTGGTTGCGGGAAGCGGCGTTGCCGAACACCTCGGTCAGATAAGGCATCATGGCCTCCAACACGCGTGGGTCCAGCGGAGTGGTAGCGTTGTTGTCGAGGTAAATAGGTAGCTTGAGCATGGCTCGGAGTATGTAAATCAGCGAAAAACCAGAGAAAGCAGGCGAATCCTAGTGGAGAATGATTCGCAGGTAGAACACCAAAACCGGTGAACAGGTTTTACTTTGTGCCACAAAAGTAGATATATTCCAAATAGCGTCCATCAGCTTCCCACCCCAACTTTCATGTTTACCAATCTTGAACATCTCGGCCTAGCCGTGCACGACCTCGAAGCAGCCACGGCGCTCTACACGACCTTGCTCGGGCAAGCGCCCTATAAAAAGGAGCACGTAGCCAGTGAGGCCGTGGATACCGTGTTTTTTCAGGTGGGCGGCTCCAAGATTGAGCTGCTGGCCGGCACCTCGCCCGACAGTGCCATTACCAAGTACCTGGGTAAGAAACCGGAAGGCATTCACCACGTGGCTTTCGAAGTCGACGACATCCGGGCCGAAATGGCGCGGCTGCGGCAGGAGGGCTTCACCCTGCTGAACGAGGAGCCCAAGCGCGGGGCCGACAACAAGCTGGTGTGCTTCGTGCATCCCAAAAGCGCGGCCGGCGTACTGGTAGAGCTGTGCCAATCCATCAGCCCCCTCGACCATGACTAATAATACGAACAGCAATTTCTTTCGCCAGGAGGTGGATGCCGCCGTGGACGTGCTCCTGCTGCAACAGGTGATTCTCTATCCCACCGATACGGTGTGGGGCCTGGGCTGCGACGCGGAAGTGCCGCCGGCCGTGGAGAAGATCTACAAGATCAAGCAGCGGCCGGCCGAGAAAGGCTGCATCGTGCTGGTGGCCGACGAGGCCATGTTTGCCAAGTACGCCGCCGTGGTGCCCCCGAATCTGACGGAGCTGCTGGCCGCCCAGGAGCGGCCCACGACCTACATCGTGCAGGGCAGCCGCCACCTGGCGCCCAACCTGCTGGCCCCCGACGGCACCATCGGGCTGCGCGTGGTCCAGAACGACGAGTTTACCCGCAAAGTAGTGCGCCGCCTGGGCCACGGCCTGGTATCTACCTCGGCCAACCTGAGCGGGGAGCCCACGGCCGCCATCTACTCCGAAGTCAGCCCGGCCATCGTGCGCGCCGTCGACTACGTGGTAAGCTGGCGGCAGGAGGACGAAACCCGGTCCCAGCCCTCAAAAGTAGTGCGGGTGCTGCCCGACGGCGGCCTGGAAGTAGTGCGGGGTTAATGTGCTCAGGTGCTAATGTGTTGTGAATGTGCCAATGACGTTCCGTCATTGCGGGGTGCAGTCAAGGTAACCCGTCTTCTGCGCAGTACGAAGTGACCTTTTAAACTGAAAAGCCCTTTCCCGCATGAGCAGGAAAGGGCTTTCTAGTAAAAGGCTCGGCACGCTTTAGAGGACGGATTGCTTCATGCCCCGCAGGGACACATTCTCCACATTCCACCACATTAACAACCATTAGCACATTACCCACATTCGCACATCAGCACATTAAACAATTACCTTTGCGGCCGTTTTAACTGTCCGCGTTGCGCATGAATACTCCCCAGCTTCCCGAGAATCCGTTGTTTCATACCATTGCTGAGGCGGCCGGTGAGCTGGGCTACCCGGCCTACGTTATCGGGGGCTTCGTGCGGGATTTGGCGCTGGCACGGCCCAGCAAGGACGTGGATGTGGTGTGCGTGGGCGACGGAATCAGGCTGGCCCAGGCCGTGGGGAGCAAGCTGCCGGGCAAGCCCCGCGTGACGGTGTTCAAGAACTTTGGCACGGCCATGCTGCCCACCGAAACCATTGAGCTGGAGTTTGTGGGCGCCCGCAAGGAAAGCTACCGGGCCGAGAGCCGCAAGCCCGAGGTGGAGGCCGGCACCCTGGAGGAAGACCTGGCCCGCCGCGACTTTACCATCAACGCCTTGGCCCTGAGCCTGAACCCTGGGGATTTCGGTACGCTCGTGGACCGCTTCGAGGGCATGCGCGACTTGCAGCAGAAAATCATCCGCACCCCGCTCGACCCGGATATTACCTTCTCCGACGACCCGCTGCGCATGATGCGGGCCGTGCGCTTTGCCACCCAGCTCGACTTCGACATCGAGCCCGACACCTTCGACGCCATTGCCCGCAACAAGGACCGCATCAAGATTGTGTCGCAGGAGCGCATTACCGTCGAGTTGAACAAGATTATTGAGGCCACCAAGCCCAGCTACGGCTTCAAGCTGCTGTTTCAGACCGGTTTGCTCCAGCTGATTTTCCCCCGCATGGCCCAGCTCTACGGGGTGGAGAAAGTTGGGAGCCATGCCCACAAGGACAACTTTTACCACACCCTACAGGTGCTCGACAACGTGGTGGCGGCCGGCGGCGACCTGTGGCTACGCTGGGCGGCCATTCTGCACGACATTGCCAAGCCCGCCACCAAGCGCTACGACAAAAAGGTGGGCTGGACCTTTCACGGCCACGAAGACAAGGGTGCGCGCTGGGTGCCGGGTATTTTCACCGACCTGAAGCTGCCGCAAGGCGAGGAGATGCGCATGGTGCAAAAGCTCGTGCGCCTGCATCTGCGGCCCATTGCCCTGGTGAAGGAAACCGTGACCGACTCGGCCGTGCGCCGCCTGCTGTTCGAGGCCGGCGACGACATCGACCGGCTGATGCTCCTGTGCCGGGCCGATATTACAAGCAAAGACCACCAGCGCAAAGAGCGCTACCTGCGCAACTTCGGGTTGGTGGAAGAAAAGCTACGGGAAGTAGAAGCCAAGGACCATCTGCGCAACTTCAAGCCCGTTATTACCGGCGAAGTCATCATGGAAACCTTTGGCTTGAAGCCCTCCCGGGAAGTGGGCGAGCTGAAGGAAGCCGTATTGGAGGCTATTCTCGATGGCAAGATCCGAAACGAAATGGAGGAAGCCTTTGCCTACCTGTTGCAGCTCGGGCAGGCAAAAGGACTTCCTCCGGGTCACTCGTTCTCTCACCAATAAGCAAACCCAATCAATTCGTGTTGTCGCGGAGATAGATGCCGGTCAGGAACCAAGGGTTGCCTGGCCGGCATCTGTTCGTTTAAGTAAGTAGGAGCCCCCGGGCGTGGGCGGCTGAAAAGCCGCCGGTCACCAGTGGGCGCGGGAGTAGCAGTGCAGCCGTGGAAACTGGAAAAGGGTGGCCGCGGGGCTACTCGTTGGTCGTGTCGTCGTCGCTGTTGCCGGTGGTGAGGCGCACCACCCGCGAGGAGCCCGACACATCCTTCTGCACCTTATTGGGCGAGCCGGTATACTCCACCCGGCTGGCGCCGCTGAGCTCGGCGCGCAGGCGGTCGGCCACTTTCACGCGGGCCTTGCTCATGCCGGAAAGCTCAAGGTCAGCACTTTGGGTGCTCATGCGCAGGCCCTGCACCTGGCTGGCGCCGTCGCCTTCCACGTTCAACTCGTTGGCTGCGCCGCGCAAATCGGTGCGGCAAGCCCCGCTCAGGTTCAGGTCGAGGCGGGGTACGTCCACGTTGAGCAGCGCGTAGCAGGCGCCCGACTGCTCTACCTGGAGCGCCTGGTCTTTGAACCCGGCCACGTTGGCTTTGCAGACCCCACTCAGATCCAGGGACGTCAGCTCCGGCATCTGCACCCGAATCAGCACGGGCTTGCGGTTGCCAAAGCCCGACAGAAACGAGTTGCGGTTGCGGCCCCGAATCGTCAGCTCATTGCCGTTGGCTTCCACGCGCAGGTCGCGCAGGTCCTTGTCGTCGCCGGCGGCGTCTACCTTAAACTCCGGACCCTGGCGCACCAGCACGCGGTAGGCGCCGCTGGCTTCGATGGTGCGGAAGCCACTGACGTTGAAGGTGCGCCGGCCCGAGCCGTAGCGGCCGGGGGCAGTGGAGAATCCTTTGTCGTCAATGTCGATGTCGACGCCCACGTTGCCGTCCTCGTCGTCATCGGTGTTGACCCGGATCCGGTAGCTTTCGTCGCCGGCGTCCACGCGCACGGTGGTGTCGGTGGTATCCGAGTCGGCCTGGTCGTCGTCCTCATCGTAGCGGCCGAAGCTGTCTTCCAGATCGTCGCCGGTACAGCTGAGGCACTCCAGCTGGTTGCCGCGCAGGCGGTAGGTGTGCTTTTCCGGGTCGTTGGGCTTCTGGTCGTTCACGAAGTTGTCGTCGTTCAGCATGTAGGAGAAGTCGTGGCCCAGGCGGAACGTCTTGTTGCGGGGCAGGCGCACCAGCAGGCTCAGGTCCTGGTCGCGGTACTTCGCGCTGGGGCGGAACGAGAAGTGGTCGTCGAAGAGCAAGGTCGAGTCGTTGCTCTGGCGCACGGTGTAGGTCACCGTGCTGACGGCCGTCTGCCGGGCTTCCGCTTCGCTGTAGCCGCTGGCGGAGAAGGTTTTTTCCACCTCCACGGCCGCCCCGCTGTCGGCGGGGGCCAGGCGCACGTCCACCCGTTGGTCGGAGCCCCGGTCGACGCGGCGCGTATCCAGCAGCAGGGTAGGCGTGGCCTCAAACCCGGTGAAGCGCTGGGTCTGGGTTACTTCGCCTTGCTCCTGGAAGTTGCGGTTGATCTGCGTCATGGCCACGGCCACGCCCACGACGCCCAGCAGCCAGAGGCCGAACATGGTCAGGTTGGCGGTGCGGCTCAGGATGGAGCGGCGCAGCAGCAGCCCCAGGCCGGCCAGCATCATGGCCAGGGCCGGAATGGCCGTCAGCAGGAAGAAGGCCAGCAGCGCCCAGCTGGGCACGGTGTTCATCATTACGTTGGCCGACACGTCGCCCAGCACGAAGTTCTGCGACTCCGGAATCGTGCCCAGGCCAATGCCCAGCAGAATCAGCAGCGTGAGCAGGAAGCCGAAGCCGATGATGGTCATCATCACCCCGATAAAGATGCGCAGGGCCGAGCCGATGAAATTCAGCAGGGGCCGGATGTTGCGGAACAGCTCCTCCAGAAAAGTGCCCACGGGCCGGTTGTTGCCCAGGGTTTCGGGGTTGCCGTCGGGGTTGCTGCGCAGGTTGCTGTCGAGGCTGGAAAGCGTCAGGGCGTCGCCCCGCATCCGCATCCGGTCGGACACGGTTTTGGCTTCGGGCAGCAGAATCCAGAGGGCAATGTAGAGCGGGATGGCAAAGCCGCCGGCGAAGAGGAAGGCCACGAACAGCACCCGGATCAGCACCACGTCCACGTTGAAGTAGGCGGCCAGACCAGCCGACACCCCGCCGACCTTGCCGGTGTCGGTGTCGCGGTAAAGCTTCTTAAAGGTGGGGTCTTCTTCGCCCGCTACCATATCGTAGCGCTTGGGCAGGGCAATCCAGAGAATGATGTAGACCAGCAGCGAGACGCCGGCCAGGTCGCCGCCAAAGTCGCTGTGGCCGTCGTAGCGGTCGAACACCACGGGGGGTAGCAGCAGCAGCGTCAGGAAGCCCAGGCGCACCCACAGCGGGTTGATGGCGAAGTAGCGGGCAATACCGGCGGCGACGCCGGCAATCTTGCGGTTGGCCATGTCCCGGAACAGGCGCTTGGGCTCGGTAGCGGCTTCGGCCGTGGCGGCCCCGGCGGCTTTGGCGTAGTTGGTGTACACCTCGGGGCCACCGGCCAGGGCTTCTTCCTCTTCCTCGGCCTCGTCGGCGGTCTGGAAGTCGCTCACGCGGCCCATCTTACCGACCATTTCCTGCACGTCGGCCAGGGTGATGACCTGCTTGGTGGTGGAGGTGCGGGCGGCAAACAGCTCGGCAATGCGGGCCTCAATGTCGGCCACGATTTCCTCGTGTCCGCGGTAGCCGGAAAAGTGCGCCCGTACTTCGGCCAGGTAGCGGCTCAGTACATCGTAGCCGTCTTCTTCGATGTGGAAGATGAGGCCTTGGAGGTTAATGCTGATATTCTTTTTCATCTCAGTGCTGCAAATCAAGAGTAACTCGAAAGGAGGAATGGTCCGGGCCAACTAGCTGCCGCTACGGCGTTGGGGTTGCGGCGCCATTGAGGTGAGGTTTCTGGCGGATGATGCGGATCGAATCCTGCACTTCCTCCCAGGTCAGGCGCAGCTGGTGCAGAAACTCCTGGCCGTCGGGGGTGAGGGTGTAGTACTTGCGGGGCGGTCCGGAGGTGGACTCTTTCCAGGTATAATCAAGCAAGCCGGCATTTTTGAGGCGCGTCAGCAGCGGATAGAGGGTTCCTTCCACTACAATCATGCGGGCGGAGGTGAGCTCCTCCAGCATGTCCGACGCATACACCTCGCCGCGGGCAATGATTTCCAGGATGCAGAACTCCAGGATGCCCTTCCGCATCTGCACTTGGGTGTTCTCTACTTTCATGGGCTGGGGCAGAAATCGGTGAAGAATGAAACAAAGATAATGGAAGGTACTATGCGACGCAAGGTACTGGTCGAATTTATTTTTAGTACTATGTAATACATAGTTCATGGACGGTGGAATTGTAGCCCGGCCAGCCGACAAAACGGGCTGGGCTAAAAACCGGAAGGCGGATAAAATCGTTGATTGCCGCGTACCAAGGCCGATTTCGGTTGACTACAGTCGAGCCGCGCCCGTCGGCCCGATTCGCCAGCGCACTATTAATAAGTATCTTGCGTTGCTGCTCCGGACAAACCTGGATTTTATTCATTACACCTCTATGCTGCACTTCTCCCGATTCGCCCCCGCACTGGTAGGGGCGGGCCTTAGCCTGGGTCTGGCTACCGTGGCTTCGGCCCAAACCAAAGACCTGACGCCCAAATACAGCAACGACTTTCTCAACATCGGGGTGGGGGGCCGGGCCCTGGGCATGGGCAACGTGCAGGTAAGCTTGGTAGGCGACGCCACGGCCGGCTACTGGAACCCGGCGGGCCTGCTGAATCAGAAGAGCAAGTACGACGCGGTGCTGATGCACTCGGAGCTGTTTTCCGGCATCGTCAAAAACGACTACGCCGCCTTTTCCATGCCCCTCGACGAG is a window from the Hymenobacter aquaticus genome containing:
- a CDS encoding IscS subfamily cysteine desulfurase, with product MLKLPIYLDNNATTPLDPRVLEAMMPYLTEVFGNAASRNHPFGWAAEEAVDYAREQIASLINCDSKEIIFTSGATESDNLGIKGVYEMYAQKGNHIITATTEHKAVLDTCKHIEKLGGRVTYLPVNSEGLISLADLEAAMTPQTILVTIMYGNNETGTIQPIREIAAIAHKHGALFMTDGTQAVGKIPVDVIADGIDIMAFTAHKMYGPKGVGALYVRRKNPRVKVTAQMDGGGHERGMRSGTLNVPGIVGLGKACELARLEMAADTARLSAMRDKLERELLTLEESYVNGSREHRLPHVTNISFKYVEGEGLMMGVKDLAVSSGSACTSASLEPSYVLKALGLSDDLAHSSLRFGLSRFTTEEQIDYAINHVKEAVTKLREMSPLWEMFKEGIDLSKIEWAEH
- the mce gene encoding methylmalonyl-CoA epimerase; the protein is MFTNLEHLGLAVHDLEAATALYTTLLGQAPYKKEHVASEAVDTVFFQVGGSKIELLAGTSPDSAITKYLGKKPEGIHHVAFEVDDIRAEMARLRQEGFTLLNEEPKRGADNKLVCFVHPKSAAGVLVELCQSISPLDHD
- a CDS encoding CCA tRNA nucleotidyltransferase, whose product is MNTPQLPENPLFHTIAEAAGELGYPAYVIGGFVRDLALARPSKDVDVVCVGDGIRLAQAVGSKLPGKPRVTVFKNFGTAMLPTETIELEFVGARKESYRAESRKPEVEAGTLEEDLARRDFTINALALSLNPGDFGTLVDRFEGMRDLQQKIIRTPLDPDITFSDDPLRMMRAVRFATQLDFDIEPDTFDAIARNKDRIKIVSQERITVELNKIIEATKPSYGFKLLFQTGLLQLIFPRMAQLYGVEKVGSHAHKDNFYHTLQVLDNVVAAGGDLWLRWAAILHDIAKPATKRYDKKVGWTFHGHEDKGARWVPGIFTDLKLPQGEEMRMVQKLVRLHLRPIALVKETVTDSAVRRLLFEAGDDIDRLMLLCRADITSKDHQRKERYLRNFGLVEEKLREVEAKDHLRNFKPVITGEVIMETFGLKPSREVGELKEAVLEAILDGKIRNEMEEAFAYLLQLGQAKGLPPGHSFSHQ
- a CDS encoding PspC domain-containing protein → MKKNISINLQGLIFHIEEDGYDVLSRYLAEVRAHFSGYRGHEEIVADIEARIAELFAARTSTTKQVITLADVQEMVGKMGRVSDFQTADEAEEEEEALAGGPEVYTNYAKAAGAATAEAATEPKRLFRDMANRKIAGVAAGIARYFAINPLWVRLGFLTLLLLPPVVFDRYDGHSDFGGDLAGVSLLVYIILWIALPKRYDMVAGEEDPTFKKLYRDTDTGKVGGVSAGLAAYFNVDVVLIRVLFVAFLFAGGFAIPLYIALWILLPEAKTVSDRMRMRGDALTLSSLDSNLRSNPDGNPETLGNNRPVGTFLEELFRNIRPLLNFIGSALRIFIGVMMTIIGFGFLLTLLILLGIGLGTIPESQNFVLGDVSANVMMNTVPSWALLAFFLLTAIPALAMMLAGLGLLLRRSILSRTANLTMFGLWLLGVVGVAVAMTQINRNFQEQGEVTQTQRFTGFEATPTLLLDTRRVDRGSDQRVDVRLAPADSGAAVEVEKTFSASGYSEAEARQTAVSTVTYTVRQSNDSTLLFDDHFSFRPSAKYRDQDLSLLVRLPRNKTFRLGHDFSYMLNDDNFVNDQKPNDPEKHTYRLRGNQLECLSCTGDDLEDSFGRYDEDDDQADSDTTDTTVRVDAGDESYRIRVNTDDDEDGNVGVDIDIDDKGFSTAPGRYGSGRRTFNVSGFRTIEASGAYRVLVRQGPEFKVDAAGDDKDLRDLRVEANGNELTIRGRNRNSFLSGFGNRKPVLIRVQMPELTSLDLSGVCKANVAGFKDQALQVEQSGACYALLNVDVPRLDLNLSGACRTDLRGAANELNVEGDGASQVQGLRMSTQSADLELSGMSKARVKVADRLRAELSGASRVEYTGSPNKVQKDVSGSSRVVRLTTGNSDDDTTNE
- a CDS encoding PadR family transcriptional regulator produces the protein MKVENTQVQMRKGILEFCILEIIARGEVYASDMLEELTSARMIVVEGTLYPLLTRLKNAGLLDYTWKESTSGPPRKYYTLTPDGQEFLHQLRLTWEEVQDSIRIIRQKPHLNGAATPTP
- the iscU gene encoding Fe-S cluster assembly scaffold IscU: MAYSDKVIDHYSNPRNVGTLDKSKKNVGTGLVGAPECGDVMRLQIEVDETTNTITDAKFKTFGCGSAIASSSLATEWLKGKTVDEALAIDNMEIVEELALPPVKIHCSVLAEDAIKSAINDYRVKNGMPALEEAKAHH
- a CDS encoding T9SS type A sorting domain-containing protein, which gives rise to MKRTTATHLLFAGLMLCPLLSWSQAQNLTQNFDSQTTTSLPYTTTGTGGVAAAVGVSSSNGYQVAKNNNGNTAVLGTLETDVIRTTSGATTTFKLRLSVTGSGMSNNDGSVTIALRTNGGAYGGAGNTLTITGPTSGNTNVPWAYGTGTLNGTMGSLGTTAVTSGNGAGSISITLPANTTSVQARISFDVPKQSQLNVDDVQFDSNSPLPVELVAFSASRQSNTVQLKWTTASETNSNRFEVQRSADGQSFATINTVAGAGTTTTATNYLSVDAAPLAGTSYYRLRQIDTDGSVSYSPVRVVGAVLAMVYPSPTYDLLNLPATAAGAAYRVLNTTGQTVMQGTVPKSGALTMRELKPGGYFLEITNNGELSRQRFVRE
- a CDS encoding L-threonylcarbamoyladenylate synthase, which encodes MTNNTNSNFFRQEVDAAVDVLLLQQVILYPTDTVWGLGCDAEVPPAVEKIYKIKQRPAEKGCIVLVADEAMFAKYAAVVPPNLTELLAAQERPTTYIVQGSRHLAPNLLAPDGTIGLRVVQNDEFTRKVVRRLGHGLVSTSANLSGEPTAAIYSEVSPAIVRAVDYVVSWRQEDETRSQPSKVVRVLPDGGLEVVRG
- a CDS encoding HesB/IscA family protein; the encoded protein is MITVSEKAKEKVERLMSDAQLDATYRLRASVAGGGCSGLSYKLDFDNEVKPMDQEFEDKGVRVVVDMKSFLYLAGTQLDFSDGLNGKGFYFDNPNASRTCGCGESFSV